From Azospirillum baldaniorum, the proteins below share one genomic window:
- the tssB gene encoding type VI secretion system contractile sheath small subunit — translation MSESSQKKLERVRPPRVKLTYEVHTGGAQEMKELPFLVGILADLSGKPEKPLPKLKERKFVEIDRDNFNDVMASVGPRLAFQVDNKLQEDGGKLNILLNMRHMDDFQPVEVLKQVPTLSRLFEARQKLSDLLAKLDGNDELNGLLNDVITSTEQQDELKKLLGPVAGAPAGEPAGEPA, via the coding sequence ATGAGCGAGAGCAGTCAGAAGAAGTTGGAGCGCGTCCGCCCGCCGCGGGTGAAGCTCACCTACGAGGTCCACACCGGTGGCGCCCAGGAGATGAAGGAGCTGCCCTTCCTGGTCGGCATCCTGGCCGATCTCAGCGGCAAGCCGGAGAAGCCCCTTCCCAAGCTGAAGGAGCGCAAGTTCGTCGAGATCGACCGCGACAACTTCAACGACGTGATGGCCTCCGTCGGGCCGCGCCTCGCCTTCCAGGTGGACAACAAGCTGCAGGAGGACGGCGGCAAGCTGAACATCCTGCTGAACATGCGCCACATGGACGATTTCCAGCCGGTGGAGGTGCTGAAGCAGGTGCCGACGCTGAGCCGCCTGTTCGAAGCCCGGCAGAAGCTGTCGGATCTGCTGGCCAAGCTGGACGGCAACGACGAGCTGAACGGCCTGCTGAACGACGTCATCACCAGCACCGAACAGCAGGACGAGCTGAAGAAGCTCCTCGGCCCGGTGGCCGGCGCCCCGGCCGGCGAGCCCGCGGGCGAGCCCGCCTGA
- a CDS encoding PP2C family protein-serine/threonine phosphatase: MTGLRQRMTVAAATVVLAVLVTAAVFALLRIESGATRHAEDEGRMTLRLWEGLLDQSAAAARVAVGDPRLTEALERGNATAVAERLGALGFTAVTVVNGAGQTLLAVPADQPIRLLDERRIGQVLARNDTQDGLVLTGGGAQLLLARPLGAQRPADRALVAIRPLTGSLEALAGVLGGSAFLVGSDGRLYGHAGPLAWADVRPAAERGEEVQATIGARGYGVRKLRLPKVAGTEGDGTLYLITVRETTLAAMADSLLDSSAILVVLMVLVAGTLGLDWYFRRVFTPVYASMSALSALAAGDTGVAVLGAERTDEAGQLARTVEVFRSRSRALRDAEERRARHWLRQQSFIRRQMLRLSETLPEQGRRELLADLARIEAASEGRTPCARTDDPGALAVAFEVMAERVRDQHTALDGMVRQLQSALDTRTELVELQKQFEIARRMQAAILPSDLTTAPDLEASGLMRPAAEFDGSFYDFFLTADGSLAVLIGQVSGGGLAAGFMTVTARAALRTLAAAGLGPAACLTGANRLLAADNAAGLSIGLAMGIVSPRSRRLVFAAAGVPEPFLLRRFGDVVDLPVAANPPLGLDPAMTAVETALDLPVPSTLVLCNGGLLDGENRFGVAFGRARLTGILGNLDDLSAASVTAAVSAGLAEHGGGAAMAVDRLCVALRVRA; encoded by the coding sequence ATGACCGGTCTTCGCCAGCGCATGACGGTGGCCGCCGCCACGGTGGTCCTCGCCGTGCTCGTCACCGCCGCGGTTTTCGCCCTGCTGCGCATCGAGAGCGGGGCAACCCGCCACGCCGAGGACGAGGGGCGGATGACCCTGCGGTTGTGGGAAGGGCTGCTCGACCAGTCCGCCGCGGCTGCTCGGGTGGCGGTGGGCGATCCCCGCCTCACCGAAGCGCTGGAGCGCGGCAACGCGACGGCGGTGGCGGAGCGGCTCGGCGCTCTGGGGTTCACGGCGGTGACGGTGGTCAACGGCGCGGGGCAGACTCTGCTCGCCGTTCCGGCCGACCAGCCGATCCGCCTTCTCGACGAGCGGCGCATCGGGCAGGTGTTGGCCCGCAACGACACGCAGGACGGTCTGGTGCTGACCGGCGGCGGCGCGCAGCTTCTGCTCGCCCGCCCCCTCGGCGCGCAGCGGCCGGCCGACCGGGCGCTGGTCGCCATCCGTCCGCTGACGGGAAGCCTGGAGGCGCTGGCCGGCGTCCTTGGCGGCTCCGCCTTCCTGGTCGGCAGCGACGGCAGGTTGTACGGCCACGCCGGACCGCTGGCCTGGGCCGACGTGCGTCCCGCCGCGGAGCGCGGCGAGGAGGTGCAGGCGACCATCGGCGCCCGCGGCTACGGCGTGCGCAAGCTGCGCCTGCCCAAGGTGGCCGGCACGGAGGGGGACGGCACTCTGTACCTCATCACCGTGCGCGAGACCACGCTGGCCGCCATGGCCGACAGCCTGCTGGACAGCTCCGCCATCCTCGTGGTGCTGATGGTGCTGGTGGCGGGGACGCTGGGGCTGGACTGGTATTTCCGGCGCGTCTTCACGCCGGTCTACGCCTCAATGTCCGCCTTGTCGGCCCTGGCCGCGGGCGACACCGGCGTCGCCGTGCTGGGGGCGGAGCGCACTGACGAGGCCGGGCAGCTCGCCCGCACCGTCGAGGTCTTCCGCAGCCGCAGCCGCGCGCTGCGCGACGCCGAGGAGCGGCGTGCCCGTCACTGGCTGCGCCAGCAGTCCTTCATCCGCCGCCAGATGCTGCGCCTGTCGGAAACCCTGCCGGAGCAGGGGCGGCGGGAACTCCTCGCCGACCTCGCCCGCATCGAAGCGGCGTCGGAGGGAAGGACGCCCTGCGCGCGCACCGACGACCCCGGCGCGCTCGCCGTCGCCTTCGAGGTGATGGCGGAACGCGTGCGCGACCAGCACACCGCGCTCGACGGCATGGTCCGCCAGCTTCAGTCGGCGCTGGACACCCGCACGGAGCTTGTGGAACTGCAGAAGCAGTTCGAGATCGCCCGGCGCATGCAGGCGGCGATCCTGCCGTCGGATCTGACCACGGCCCCCGATCTGGAGGCGTCGGGCCTGATGCGCCCGGCGGCGGAATTCGACGGCAGCTTCTACGATTTCTTCCTGACGGCGGACGGGTCGCTGGCGGTCTTGATCGGGCAGGTGTCGGGCGGCGGGCTGGCCGCCGGCTTCATGACGGTGACGGCGCGCGCCGCCCTGCGGACGCTGGCGGCGGCCGGGCTCGGGCCGGCGGCCTGCCTGACCGGCGCCAACCGGCTGCTGGCGGCGGACAACGCGGCGGGCCTGTCGATCGGCCTCGCCATGGGCATCGTGTCGCCGCGTTCGCGCCGGCTGGTCTTCGCCGCCGCGGGCGTGCCGGAACCCTTCCTGTTGCGGCGCTTCGGCGATGTGGTGGACCTGCCGGTGGCGGCCAACCCGCCGCTCGGCCTCGATCCCGCGATGACGGCGGTGGAGACCGCGCTCGACCTGCCGGTGCCCTCGACTCTGGTGCTGTGCAACGGCGGGCTGCTGGACGGCGAGAACCGCTTCGGCGTCGCCTTCGGGCGGGCGCGGCTGACCGGCATCCTCGGCAACCTCGACGACCTGTCCGCCGCCAGCGTCACCGCGGCGGTGTCCGCCGGTCTGGCCGAGCATGGCGGCGGCGCCGCGATGGCGGTGGACCGGCTGTGCGTCGCCCTGCGGGTGCGGGCATGA
- a CDS encoding lytic transglycosylase domain-containing protein codes for MGALLAGPVAAELAPASDGGPALFQCSRYLRNGEALYGIPPGILHAMSVVESGRAGMPWPWALNVSGRPHYPATRREALRLMQDGEGGLRGDVAVGCMQIHTRWHAGSFAGGDDMLDPAVNVAYAARFLRELYDRHGSWTEAVRRYHASDPTAQDTYLCLVLDRRVRLGYQRETAEMRRLCGGPES; via the coding sequence ATGGGCGCCCTGCTCGCCGGGCCGGTGGCGGCGGAACTGGCCCCGGCGTCCGACGGCGGACCGGCGCTGTTCCAATGCAGCCGCTACCTCCGCAACGGGGAGGCGCTCTACGGCATCCCTCCGGGCATCCTGCACGCCATGAGCGTCGTGGAGTCCGGGCGGGCCGGGATGCCCTGGCCCTGGGCGCTGAACGTCTCGGGGCGCCCGCACTATCCGGCGACGCGGCGCGAGGCGCTGCGGCTGATGCAGGACGGCGAGGGCGGCCTGCGCGGCGACGTGGCGGTCGGCTGCATGCAGATCCACACGCGCTGGCACGCCGGTTCCTTCGCGGGGGGCGACGACATGCTCGACCCCGCGGTCAACGTCGCCTACGCCGCCCGCTTCCTGCGGGAGCTGTACGACCGCCACGGCTCCTGGACGGAGGCGGTGCGCCGCTACCACGCCAGCGACCCGACGGCGCAGGACACCTACCTCTGCCTCGTGCTCGACCGGCGGGTGCGGCTCGGCTACCAGCGCGAGACGGCGGAGATGCGCCGGCTGTGCGGCGGCCCGGAATCGTGA
- a CDS encoding SPOR domain-containing protein, whose product MKKLLIGVLALLLLLVAFVGGYFLAGGALPGAAEDPAPSGANAAPATPAAGPQDAAKAEPEKVAPAAVPVRPVATVKATTARFSIELGVFRSAGNAQDFAAALAGRGLPVEIVETMDAAGGQWHRVRAGAFADRWQAEARRPSFERTAGIGGVVVEEPLAATQPAKAGGGE is encoded by the coding sequence ATGAAGAAACTCCTGATCGGCGTGCTGGCGCTGTTGCTGCTCCTGGTGGCCTTTGTGGGCGGCTATTTCCTGGCCGGGGGGGCGTTGCCGGGCGCGGCGGAGGATCCGGCTCCCTCCGGGGCGAACGCCGCGCCGGCCACGCCCGCCGCAGGGCCACAGGACGCGGCGAAGGCGGAGCCGGAGAAGGTCGCCCCGGCCGCCGTCCCGGTCCGTCCGGTTGCTACCGTGAAGGCGACGACGGCGCGCTTCTCCATCGAACTCGGCGTCTTCCGCTCCGCCGGGAACGCCCAGGATTTCGCAGCGGCGCTGGCCGGGCGGGGCCTTCCGGTGGAGATCGTCGAGACCATGGACGCCGCCGGGGGGCAGTGGCACCGGGTGCGCGCCGGCGCCTTCGCCGACCGCTGGCAGGCCGAGGCGCGCCGCCCGTCCTTCGAGCGGACCGCCGGGATCGGCGGGGTGGTGGTCGAGGAGCCGCTTGCCGCCACCCAGCCCGCGAAGGCCGGCGGCGGCGAATGA
- a CDS encoding SPOR domain-containing protein — MTTITLGRWQVAALAAGVAVLTVVALLLGAVMAALILTGGGDTPMASASAPATTSAATTAGAPAAGGGLGAMARSGVADSFEARQGVIETADIFSDQARGRAISATEPVTRGAADAARRLLPGWMAGTAAHVIEKTGYRVTEFAGNSVEGIVEDTLNDRLDAMKDGGAAPVRHYAIELGRFATPANAESFAAAAAQRGVRGTVDFAPLPGGNAPYAVRTGRYAAADEAARALDALTRANGVSGTVVTLAEAGER; from the coding sequence ATGACCACGATCACGCTCGGACGATGGCAGGTGGCGGCTCTGGCCGCTGGCGTCGCCGTGCTGACCGTCGTGGCCCTGCTGCTCGGCGCGGTGATGGCGGCGCTGATCCTGACCGGAGGTGGAGACACGCCGATGGCGTCGGCCTCCGCTCCCGCCACCACGTCCGCTGCCACGACCGCCGGAGCGCCCGCGGCCGGCGGCGGGCTGGGCGCGATGGCGCGCAGCGGCGTCGCCGACAGCTTCGAGGCCCGCCAGGGCGTGATCGAGACGGCGGACATCTTCAGCGACCAGGCGCGCGGACGGGCGATCTCCGCCACCGAGCCGGTGACCCGCGGCGCCGCGGACGCGGCCCGCCGCCTCCTGCCCGGCTGGATGGCCGGCACCGCCGCCCACGTCATCGAAAAGACCGGCTACCGCGTCACCGAGTTCGCCGGCAACAGCGTGGAAGGCATCGTCGAGGACACGCTGAACGACCGGCTGGACGCGATGAAGGACGGCGGGGCGGCGCCGGTCCGTCACTACGCCATCGAACTCGGGCGCTTCGCCACCCCGGCCAACGCGGAGTCCTTCGCCGCCGCCGCCGCCCAGCGCGGCGTGCGCGGCACGGTCGATTTCGCGCCGCTGCCCGGCGGCAACGCCCCCTACGCCGTGCGCACCGGACGCTACGCCGCGGCCGACGAGGCCGCCCGCGCGCTGGACGCGCTGACGCGGGCGAACGGGGTGTCCGGAACCGTCGTCACCCTTGCCGAAGCGGGAGAGCGCTGA
- the tssK gene encoding type VI secretion system baseplate subunit TssK, translating to MTEARDIPDAIDWHDGMLLAPQHFQQQALRHERQLTYHVRQARPFHWGVVHLQVDRVQLVSGLVQVRELEAILPDGLVVDYRAGIDEPLEVDISAYADPVGQTQITIHLIVPAARGDRAPGPGETPRYVSVEGAPVADQHGGEELSIARLRPRLALFATTGPTQKPPQKFASMPIAQATFRNDAFVLTDFVPPALTVAANAPLGRLGAEVVRRVREKALFLAERSGVGNGNPATELAEAARAEIRSLVTGLPPLEAQLGVGVCHPFDVYMSLCTLAGHLSAFASGAVPAKLSRYDHDDPMASFGEVRDFILRMIDRVKEGVARIPFTFEDGMFGLPMDEAWLKGRLVVGVRGPASAPVSEVAAWMENCIVASRSRLETLSGLRVKGAERVALDDSGEGGVAAPRGVVPFEIKVDPRYIVPGERLEIWNPDSLGSRFRPVEITLFVSA from the coding sequence ATGACCGAGGCGCGCGACATTCCCGACGCCATCGACTGGCACGACGGGATGCTGCTGGCCCCGCAGCATTTCCAGCAGCAGGCGCTGCGGCACGAGCGGCAGCTGACCTACCATGTCCGGCAGGCGCGGCCCTTCCATTGGGGCGTCGTCCATCTTCAGGTCGACCGCGTGCAACTCGTCTCCGGGCTGGTCCAGGTGCGCGAGCTGGAGGCGATCCTGCCCGACGGCCTCGTCGTGGACTACCGCGCCGGGATCGACGAGCCGCTGGAGGTGGACATCTCCGCCTACGCCGACCCGGTGGGGCAGACGCAGATCACCATCCACCTGATCGTTCCCGCCGCCCGCGGCGACCGTGCGCCGGGGCCGGGGGAGACGCCGCGCTACGTCTCGGTCGAGGGCGCGCCGGTCGCCGACCAGCATGGCGGGGAGGAGCTGTCGATCGCCCGGCTGCGCCCGCGGCTGGCGCTGTTCGCCACCACCGGCCCGACGCAGAAGCCGCCGCAGAAGTTCGCCTCCATGCCGATCGCGCAGGCGACCTTCCGCAACGACGCCTTCGTGCTGACCGACTTCGTGCCGCCGGCGCTGACCGTTGCCGCCAACGCGCCGCTCGGCCGGCTGGGGGCGGAGGTGGTGCGGCGCGTGCGCGAGAAGGCGCTGTTCCTGGCCGAGCGTTCCGGCGTGGGCAACGGCAACCCGGCGACCGAGCTGGCCGAGGCGGCGCGGGCGGAGATCCGCAGCCTCGTCACCGGCCTGCCCCCGCTGGAGGCGCAGCTCGGCGTCGGCGTCTGCCACCCGTTCGATGTCTACATGTCGCTGTGCACGCTGGCCGGGCACCTGTCGGCCTTTGCCAGCGGTGCCGTGCCGGCCAAGCTGTCGCGCTACGACCACGACGACCCGATGGCGAGCTTCGGTGAGGTGCGCGATTTCATCCTGCGCATGATCGACCGGGTGAAGGAGGGCGTCGCCCGCATCCCCTTCACCTTCGAGGACGGCATGTTCGGGCTGCCGATGGACGAGGCCTGGCTGAAGGGCCGGCTGGTCGTCGGCGTGCGCGGCCCGGCGTCGGCCCCGGTCAGCGAGGTCGCCGCCTGGATGGAGAACTGCATCGTCGCCTCCCGCTCGCGGCTGGAGACGCTGTCCGGCCTGCGCGTGAAGGGGGCCGAGCGCGTCGCGCTGGACGACAGCGGCGAGGGCGGTGTGGCCGCCCCGCGCGGCGTGGTGCCGTTCGAGATCAAGGTCGATCCCCGCTACATCGTCCCCGGCGAGCGGCTGGAGATCTGGAACCCGGACTCGCTGGGCAGCCGCTTCCGCCCCGTCGAGATCACCCTCTTCGTCAGCGCCTGA
- a CDS encoding DotU family type IV/VI secretion system protein, translated as MLHRRDLVDHFLAFARELQKHRAAVGAGRPAAAAAKPEGAAGETADSLPAFLTEDALAIPAPRGGIAAVPALALEPDAEIIIRRLQDFLEAQAVQVGRTGTDLMISQHREAQYAMAALADDLFIHDVEWNGRELWRSVLLEQAVFRTRLAGERVFDRMEALLASNDRRLVQLAAVYLFVLGMGFKGRCRVPGGESTLRDYSARLFEFIAGRESELGAGVLPGGRTLIPAAYAYTLTDGKARTLARGPRWPLVLGAIAGLWLVLGQALWWMSTAQLSNAADAVLQASVRVTR; from the coding sequence ATGCTGCACCGCCGGGATCTGGTCGATCACTTCCTCGCCTTCGCGCGGGAACTCCAGAAGCACCGCGCCGCGGTCGGGGCGGGCCGTCCCGCCGCCGCTGCGGCGAAGCCAGAGGGCGCCGCGGGGGAGACGGCGGACAGCCTGCCGGCCTTTCTGACCGAGGACGCCCTGGCGATCCCGGCGCCCCGCGGTGGCATCGCGGCGGTGCCGGCCCTGGCGCTGGAGCCCGACGCCGAGATCATCATCCGCCGCCTTCAGGACTTCCTGGAGGCGCAGGCGGTCCAAGTCGGGCGCACCGGCACCGACCTGATGATCAGCCAGCACCGCGAGGCCCAATACGCCATGGCGGCGCTGGCCGACGACCTGTTCATCCACGACGTGGAGTGGAACGGGCGGGAGCTGTGGCGCAGCGTTCTGCTGGAGCAGGCGGTGTTCCGCACCCGGCTGGCCGGCGAGCGGGTGTTCGACCGCATGGAGGCGCTGCTCGCCAGCAACGACCGTCGGCTGGTCCAGCTGGCGGCGGTGTATCTCTTCGTGCTCGGCATGGGCTTCAAGGGGCGCTGCCGGGTGCCGGGCGGCGAATCCACCCTGCGCGACTACAGCGCCCGCCTGTTCGAGTTCATCGCCGGCCGCGAGTCCGAGCTGGGCGCCGGTGTGCTGCCCGGCGGGCGCACGCTGATCCCCGCTGCCTACGCCTACACGCTGACCGACGGCAAGGCGCGCACGCTGGCGCGCGGGCCGCGCTGGCCGCTGGTGCTGGGGGCCATAGCCGGGCTGTGGCTGGTGCTGGGTCAGGCGCTCTGGTGGATGTCCACGGCGCAGCTTTCCAACGCGGCGGACGCGGTGCTTCAGGCATCGGTCCGCGTGACCCGCTGA